The region GACCCGTATGCTGCCGGCGTACGTACGGCGATAGATGACCGACCGGTCGGTCCTCGGTCGGTTGTGATTCATGCAGGTGACAGGTTGGAATGTCGCACGCAAATCGTACGTGCCCTCGCGACGTCTGTCTGGATGGACGGTTGGCTCTCGGTGGCGTCGGCTGGATTCGCTGCTGATTATCTACTTGCAGAATTCGgggaaaaaccaaacattcaGCTAAGCGGAAAAATTATCGTCAATCACTCAGTCACACTAGTCGTGATAGTCGTATTAAATCATTTTGAAGTAACCCTGATGTCATCTGGGCTGACGTTAAAGCTGGCGACAATAAAGCGGAATAGACAGTTCGTTGAAATTCGTCTAAGAAGACGGTATTCCAAAGCAATCAAATTGAGTCGAGAAGCAGCACATCACCATTCGATAAAGCGCTGCTGGAGAAGAATTCACAGCGATTACGCATCGGGCGATTGGACATTTGTGTATCTAACGCTGGCTAGCCAGGAAGCTGCATTTCGGTAGAGCAAAATTATTCGAGACCATGTATCGTCTAATTTGGTGCATGTTTTCGATTGCCATCATAACTTCAACCGCCGGTGAATTGGAAGATGAAatgtggaaaagtggaaaaaaagtTAATCGTCACAAACTAGTGCAAATTGTGTCGGAATTGTCCTCGGAGTTTCAAATGTTACGTCAAGATATGCAAGCGTTACGCGAAGAAgtacaaaacgaacgaaatgcgaTCGTAGAAAATCAGAAACACTTGATACTGAGACTGCAGGAGACAATCGCAGACAATCGAGAGGAACAGGATCCTGGTAAACATGGATCATCAGCGGTATCGGGATTTTCTTTGGAGGTACTGCGTACGGAACATGACACGATGCTGCACGAGATCCAAACGATGCGAGAAGAAATACAAGAGCAGCGGGAATCCAATGTGGAAAATCAAGAACAATTTAAACAGATTCTTGAGTTATTATCCAACCCAGAAATGCAACAGTGGCGCACGGAATCTCAAGAAGAAAACGCAAACAGTCAAATCAAACTATCGAATGATGTGCTGCAAAAACTGTCCGCTTTAGAACGCGGTATGAAGCAGATACAAACCCAATTTTCGAATGTTCAACCGGTCTATCAGAGCTGCAAGGATGTCCCCAAGGAAGTGTCCGGGAAGTACAAAATCCGTGTGAATGAATATGATGATCCATATGAAGTATATTGTGAACAAGAGCAGGTGGGTGGAGGATGGATGGTCATTCAATATCGCTTCAACGGGTCGCAGAACTTCAATCGCAATTGGACGGACTACAGAAATGGATTTGGTGATGTCGACGGCGAGCATTGGCTTGGATTAGAGAAAATTTATCAGTTTACGATGGAGCACGATTGTGAGCTGCTGGTCGAAATGAAGAGCTTTGACGGGGTCTATAAATACGCTTGGTACGACTCATTTGCCATCGGCAGTGAAGCTGAGGGGTACATTCTTAAATCTTTGGGAGCTTATAGTGGAACGGCCGGAGATTCGCTAAGGCATCACAAAGGAATGATGTTTTCAACCCCAGATAGAgataataatatttaaaaaacagATGGTAATTGTGCAGTAGATTGTGAATCAGGCTGGTGGTTCGATAACTGTGGTAATGCTTTTCTGAATGGAGTGTATCGAAATGTTATAGGACCCGGAAAGAACAACATTGCTTGGTACGATTTCAACGAGGATTGGCGCGGCCTAAGCTATTCTAGAATGATTATACGTCCTAAATaacagagaagagaaagagaggcataATTGACAATCCTGTTTCGGATAAGGCATGTTAACTTGTTATTTTTGATCAAATGAgatgatttgatgatgatttgataACGCAAACACTGATCAAATTGAAGTCAATATTATCTACGCAAGGAGCAGAAACCAAGAAAACGATAAGCGAAATTTGCTACAAATGTAGGTATTGGTTTTTTACCCTTTTGATATTTCCTAGCACACTTTCCTGCttcatttcaaattttcacGACACGACACCCGGTGTTGTTTGAGCTGCTGGCTGAATCGTTGGCCGTTTCAAATGTTCGACTCGATTTCTGAGCTTCAACAGACATACAAAAAGCTACGCCTAGATGGCGCTAGCtgcaattttcttttctcgctcactctaaGGTACCCGAGCGAGAGGCAAGAGGTTTTGAAAAAGCTATTAAATCAACAGTTTTTTGCAGTTGTTAAAAAGGGATTATCCAAAGTTAAATCACGGTTTAAAATGCTTAGTGACATTAGTTTCCAATAAAGCAGTGTGACAAAAATGGCAGAAACTTAGAGACTCTTTCTTTACGAGTGCGACCGACATAGAATCGTTGATTTTCCTAATGTTTTTAGACCCCTCATCCACCCGACCGGTTATCgcaaataaattaatatcGAAGCATTTatctttatgttttttatcgataaattttattttccatttcgttcaaaCTACATGTAAGAGAGATGATGCGAATATGTACAGCACATACAGCGGTAGATCGTAAATCATGTTCACTCAACTACACCTACATTCTGCAAAAACCTCCGTaccaacgatcgcgatcggcaaAGACGACGTCTTTCTGCTCCTCTTGCAAACCTTCTGTACATAGTGCAGTTAATTAAAATGGTGCGCCCTGCACCCTATAAACACTACAGCATGTTTTTTTATAACAATAATTGTTTTCTCACCTCGCGCCTGTGCACAGGAATTGGACTGAACAGAAGAGGAACAAAATGGAGACAAAATTAAAGACCAACTTCACTCCAGCTCCTCGTCCGAGGAGCGTTGGAAGAAGCACGATATAAAGATGCATTCACCGATACGAAGATAGCGTGTCGATGATGTAAGATTCGGTTGCCTAATGATTAACGTATCGCCTGTCGCTTACCCTAGCCTATAATGTCTCCCTCATTTCTTGTCATGCACGGTCTGTATCGTCCACTACGCACTTCGGCGTCACCGCTCCCCTGTCGATTAATGTATCTTAAACCTTCTttatcacagacacacacatacacacatacacgcacatgTAAAAACTGACCTTTCCTTTCGACGCGACAATTCATCTTCTCATTCAACATTCCAAGCTACTTGATGCTGAAATGGAGCTCCTCGCTGCCTATCGCTTATCGTCTtctttccttccgttccgttctggcTACCTTTTTACTTCCTTAAGCCTAGTCACATGACATGTGGCACTGCAAATCCTCTCCAAAGTagcatcgctgctgctcctagcGCCTACATTAACTGATGTAGCATAAATAAAACCTGCGCTGCTGGAAAGCGGATCGACGGATCGTATACGACCTGCCAACGGTGGCCTTCCCGAGTGTCCTACGGTGTACGGTGCTTGATCGGAGCGGTGACGAACGCCTGCAGGCTGAAGTAGCGCTGCGTATCGCCGGTGGTGACGCTGGTGACGTGGTTGAACTGGCACGGTTGCGAGATCTGCGACTTTGGTGGCAGCACGATCGCTTTGGCACGTTTCTGCGTCTTGCGCTTCCGGCCCGGGGCCGACAGTGCGATGTTCTCCGGATTGCTGGTCAGCTCCTCGACCCGTACCCACATCTCCCGGGCGGCCTGGTTCGAATCGAAGCTAAATCCAATCACCTTCCGATGATCTACAAccgagagcgtgagagagagagagagagttagttGATTCGTTGATCCTGAGACGTGGCCAGTGATCTCGTCCTCTTACCTGCCGATAGACACATGGTGtggaaagcagcagccgccacctTGTAATCCGACAGGTTGTCGATGGTGTCCTTCCACAGAGCGAAACAGGATCCACGCTCGGCCAGCACGAACGTGACGCGCGGTGTGCAACGGGATCGGGTGCTGCCTTTATCGTGGAGCAGCACCGGAATGCCAGTGTATACCAGACGCCAGTCCTCCTTTCCAACTCGCTCGTACAGATTGGCCAGCGAGGAGCTCACGTACAcctaaaagaagagaagacggATGGAAAGTAACGTTAGTTTGAGGTGTTTACAGTGTTCTTCAGCAGTGAGTCGTCGTTAGTGATCTGCTTTCTGTCTGCTACTTCCCTCGAGCAGACACTGAGCCCTGTCGAGACCTTAGTTTGCAATTCAGATGCCGAGAATGGAACCAAAACAGCACCCCTCTTCTATAGCACACAAAGGACATCCCACCAAAAAGGTTGGTTCCGTTGTAACATCTTCGATCAAGTAACCGGCACAAGCCTCCGGTTCGTAGGACCATCCGGACCTACCGTCCTATGATGAAGTGGCATCGGTATGCTCTCCACGGCATGCTAGTTAGGGGGACACCATGCAGCCTCGCGATCGAGCTTCGGGTCTGGCAAAGTTTATGCAAAATGTGTTTGATAAAGTTTACCCATTTTGACCTTTTTTATGGCTCTTTATTCGCGAACCTTCACCCCGGGCCCGGTCCCGGGCCACGTGAGTGAGCGATTGCTGTTCCACCACGGCAGACGAGTTGGTACAGGAATTGGGATGTATTTTTTATGAGCAGCATATTTGTGAAGCTCACCGGAAGCTCCGGACGAGCATGTTTGCACCGCCAGAAGTGAGGGATGCTAATAAGTTTGGTCGTCTGCCGTTTCGTGGGCGTGTGTgcggacaacgacgacgacgacgccgcgaTCTTGTAATGGCATTCTACCACGAGCCGTTCCACCAAAGGATATACCTTGGGGCCAAACCAACAAGAGAGCATCGGACCCAACGAGCAACCATTTCTGGTCTGCAGAATGctttgtgtggtgtgtgtaAATGAATTGCTAGCACGTCCCCCGCCCCGGCGCCTTGGTTTGAAAAGATTCATTATCGGCGATGGTCGACGATGGCGCTAAATCCCGAAACCCACGACCGCACCTCGACCGCAACTAACGAATGGTTCCGTGGGGAATCATTACGAAGATAATTCCGGTcaggcaaatggcaaatggtgcGGCTCTGgtagaaggaagaagagagaaggaagaaaccTTCTTAGAAACTGGATGCTGGATCCACAGGAGCGCTGCTGCTTTTCGGCATGAAACTTCATTAGCCACCGCATTGTCGCGCGAACAGGTGTGCGGCCAGCTGTGCGTGGTCCTAGGGCTCCGGACTGAAGGAATGGAATCCCCGTGGAATAGTAATAAGCgcattgatttgcattttccttttgtgcATTGTTGGAGTTGCTTTGTGGGTTCACGCTTTTGAGAAATCCACCATCGATCGCTAAGTAACGACCTCGCGAATGCTTCATCTCATCTCAAAACAATTCTCTGCGGGAGACCGAAGGACAATTCATTAAACAATCGGGCGTCCAGATAGCAAAAAGTGTCGAACAAATGAATTTCGGTTTTTAAAGCTCCACCACAAGACAACTGGTGAGAAGCAAGTTGGTTGATTGTGCGCGCCCCTTCCCAGTAATTCCCAGTGCAGTGCTGCCATTTCCAGGGACTCCAATCAACTCAAAACCATGAGCCACCTCCCCTGGGAGgggcatccctttttttgagTGGGTTGTTGGTGGGATGCATTCGGTACAAGACTTTTGTCTGGACGATCCAACGTCTTTTACAGATCCTGCGACAGCACCGAATGGCAAATTCCTTTCTTTACTTTATGCTATCCACAGTAGCTACAGCAGCGAAGTGAgaaaagaaggagcagaaggagcccCCGATCCATGCTCTCCACATCCACCGAGGAGGACGACAAATCGAAAACGTTGGCTTGGTGGTGCCGgcgaataacaaaaaaaaagcaacattacctccaccaccaccaggatcaCCGTCAGCTGGCATCGTCAGTGCGCGCGCGGTAAGGCCACAAATCATCATTAACAGATGATAACTTTTCGATTTAAGATGATGCAAAATCACCTTTCTTTGTTGCGTGCCATCTGCTtcgtggcgtcgtcgtcgtcgtcgtcacgaaTGGCCACTTTCGAGCCCAGCCCGGGAACGGTGACGCCCgtaaagcaaatgaaaacatatttcgccatttttgggaTGCCAGCCTCCACAGGGTACGTACAGCGAATGGCATGTCACACAGCATGCCAGCGACGTACGATCAGCAAAAAAAGTGCTTCACAACTCCACGGCGACTCCGGCGTCCAGTGGAGGGTAAATCGAAGATTCCGAACGTCTCGAAGGTACGACTTCAATCGCGGCTTTTGGTGTTTCGTCGTCTTTCTTACAATTCACGCACAAAGCACAGCGTTTTTTTCGGGCCAAATTGCCTTTCTGTGGTTTTGAGGGACTGACACCAATACGGAGCTCACGCGAGACGGAGAGCCAAGCAGCGCGAAGCGTAACGACATCACGTGGCCCCAtccattgatgatgatgatgctgcgaaaTGACGAACAAAGTGCTTTGGAGTATTCTCAAGCTGCTGATCACGTTGCTGGCGACATTCGCGAACCAGAACTTTCGAGGGCCAAAGCATCCTCACGATGCAACAGAGCGTCAGGGGTGCTCGTCGTGTCGGATGGATTTTTCATGCCAGACGACGACTTGGAGTGCGATCGGTGTTCCCATGGGCCACACTTGGTATCcacgaagcaaacaaaccattcgGCAGAACGTCGTAAACGTCAAGGCAGGCGTGGAGTGAATCATGGCGTGTTGCGCACTGGCGCACTGGTGTGACTCAAGCCAGTTCCTTCCCCGCACGCATTCGCATTCTGTTGATATCTTTCGCTATCTGGAGTACGGTGCCGCACACCTCCACTTCCGGTCACATAAAGTCACTAATTGCCTGAATCAGAATTGTTTCTTGGATTCTCAAACCAACTCATACTTCTACCAGATGGCGACCTTAACAGAGATTGTCAGGATTGAATTCGAATCAAACCCACTTGAGTATCGACAGGACACAGGAGCTAAAGCTGTCACTTGCCAGGTCTCGTCGGTGTCTTACCTCGGTACCGAGTCCACTGAAGAAGCTCTCGATCTGACCTCGCTCGTAATCCGTGATGATACCGCTGTCCAGGCTGATCAGATCGTGCTTGCTGTACTCCAGCTCATCATCCTCCGGCAGCTCATCGCCTACTTCGTCCTCCTGCGTGTAGCTAGCGTCCGGTGACGGGACAtaaggaccaccaccagcaccgccaccaccggtgggtcCAGTTGGCAGGGGACGACCGTGGTGTGGCagcaattgctgctgctgctgttgttgatgctgctgctgctgctgaagatggaGCTGTTCATGAGTCGCTCCGTTCATGCGCTGATGATTGGTGGCATGATGGTGCAGATGGCGaagatgttgctgatgatggtgatgttgctggtggtgttgatgatggtgctgctggaggtgcgtggaatgatgatgatgatgatggtgtgaatggtgcagctgcagcgggtGTGACTGGGTGTCACTGCCGTCCAGGGACCATTCCTGCATTACCTCGCAGATCTCCGAGGCCGAACCGTCCGAGCCGGCCGAGCTCGATTTGCTCGATGAGCTCGACGGTGCCCCACCACTGCTGTGGTCACTCACTGACTCCAGCCGGTGCCGCTGGAGGTGTGTCATCTGTtcgggggaggaagagagtggagaagagagagaggaaaaacataaatacatGCTGGAAGGGTGGCGGCGGTACACGACAAACGACAAGCGATGTGTTTCATTTACATTCCGTGGCTTCGGTAGCAGTTTCCTCATGTTGACCACGGTCCCACTTGGCACTTGTCTTACGCTTTAAATGGAACGCTCTACCACTTCTCAATCGATGCGTGCATGTGACTGGCTCGCGGGCACGGCATGCACGCGCCTCGCAGACCCTTCAAATCGTCCAAACTGATAAGAATCGAAACGAGATTCACGGAAACTCGCTCCAGAAAAACGTGAATCAAACACTGGAGAACACTGACCGGAGGAAATGAATCGCGAGCGATCACAAACTGTCGAGTTATCGGTATTGTTTTGGGGTTTTCTCAAGTTCTACCAGAGAACTAAACAGCGCCAGAATGTTTTATCGGTACGTTTGTGACTTGGAAGGAACAGTCACCACACGACCAGTTCCTCTGTTGTCCACATCACTGTAGACAGACTGCGAATAGAACACTGAAATGGCAAagagcgagtggtggtgcgttgtgcTAGACTCCAGTTGAGTTGAGTAAGCCCTCAAACTAATAAGCAAATAACGGCCGCGGGTCGCGGGACCAGTGAGAGTGTCGTGGCGTGCCCGCGTTGATAACCGCGTTGCCCAAGGCAACCCCCACCGTTATATCCCTTTTTTCAGCATATCGGTCGTTCAAGTCGTATCGTTTGGTACGCTGAAGGGGAAGACCGGACCGGGAGGGGACTGGTGAAATGGTGAATGGTGCAGTCGTGCGTCTCGCTCGCAGATTAGATAAGACTTTACTTTACTTTGATACCTCGGTGCGTACCGGTCGGTGCGTCGCACGCCTTCTACCTTCCTCAACATCAGTGACATCACTCTCGAGTGGGGAGGGATTGCGTATGCTAGGCTACTCGGGAATTGAAAAAGCATTTGATGAGCAAACAGATACGGGCTCGCAGTGGCAAGGCGCTTCCGCGAGATTGGTTCTATCGCGGAAACTCATCAAGAGTGCTCGCCGGGAGTGCCACAGGGGAGGCTCCTACATCGAGTGTGTCCTACAAAGTAGGACGCCCTCTCGTTGCTACAAAGTGGCTTGTTATGCACGATCGTGTGTGCTGCAGAAATAGTGCCGTGGAAGCTCGACGTAAACCACAGCAA is a window of Anopheles aquasalis chromosome 2, idAnoAquaMG_Q_19, whole genome shotgun sequence DNA encoding:
- the LOC126569875 gene encoding uncharacterized protein LOC126569875 isoform X1; translation: MRKLLPKPRNMTHLQRHRLESVSDHSSGGAPSSSSSKSSSAGSDGSASEICEVMQEWSLDGSDTQSHPLQLHHSHHHHHHHSTHLQQHHHQHHQQHHHHQQHLRHLHHHATNHQRMNGATHEQLHLQQQQQHQQQQQQQLLPHHGRPLPTGPTGGGGAGGGPYVPSPDASYTQEDEVGDELPEDDELEYSKHDLISLDSGIITDYERGQIESFFSGLGTEVYVSSSLANLYERVGKEDWRLVYTGIPVLLHDKGSTRSRCTPRVTFVLAERGSCFALWKDTIDNLSDYKVAAAAFHTMCLSADHRKVIGFSFDSNQAAREMWVRVEELTSNPENIALSAPGRKRKTQKRAKAIVLPPKSQISQPCQFNHVTSVTTGDTQRYFSLQAFVTAPIKHRTP
- the LOC126569875 gene encoding uncharacterized protein LOC126569875 isoform X3 — its product is MRKLLPKPRNMTHLQRHRLESVSDHSSGGAPSSSSSKSSSAGSDGSASEICEQQQQHQQQQQQQLLPHHGRPLPTGPTGGGGAGGGPYVPSPDASYTQEDEVGDELPEDDELEYSKHDLISLDSGIITDYERGQIESFFSGLGTEVYVSSSLANLYERVGKEDWRLVYTGIPVLLHDKGSTRSRCTPRVTFVLAERGSCFALWKDTIDNLSDYKVAAAAFHTMCLSADHRKVIGFSFDSNQAAREMWVRVEELTSNPENIALSAPGRKRKTQKRAKAIVLPPKSQISQPCQFNHVTSVTTGDTQRYFSLQAFVTAPIKHRTP
- the LOC126569875 gene encoding uncharacterized protein LOC126569875 isoform X2, with amino-acid sequence MTHLQRHRLESVSDHSSGGAPSSSSSKSSSAGSDGSASEICEVMQEWSLDGSDTQSHPLQLHHSHHHHHHHSTHLQQHHHQHHQQHHHHQQHLRHLHHHATNHQRMNGATHEQLHLQQQQQHQQQQQQQLLPHHGRPLPTGPTGGGGAGGGPYVPSPDASYTQEDEVGDELPEDDELEYSKHDLISLDSGIITDYERGQIESFFSGLGTEVYVSSSLANLYERVGKEDWRLVYTGIPVLLHDKGSTRSRCTPRVTFVLAERGSCFALWKDTIDNLSDYKVAAAAFHTMCLSADHRKVIGFSFDSNQAAREMWVRVEELTSNPENIALSAPGRKRKTQKRAKAIVLPPKSQISQPCQFNHVTSVTTGDTQRYFSLQAFVTAPIKHRTP